The following coding sequences lie in one Apium graveolens cultivar Ventura chromosome 1, ASM990537v1, whole genome shotgun sequence genomic window:
- the LOC141712110 gene encoding secreted RxLR effector protein 161-like: MAFLNGNIGLLHDTRKFLTSQFEMKDLGNASFILGIQIHQYRSRGILGLSQKSYIEKILERYSMKDCAPMDTPVSKGDKFSLKQCPKNELEIREMQRIPYASTGGSLMYVQVCNRPDIALIIGMLGRYLSNPGMEQCKAVKRVLRYLKKTKDYMLTYRKFDHLEIIGYSDSDFGGCKDERKSTSGYVYLLVGGAILWRSAK; encoded by the exons ATGGCGTTCCTCAATGGAAACATTG GCTTATTGCACGATACAAGGAAATTTCTCACTAGTCAATTTGAGATGAAGGACCTTGGTAACGCCTCTTTTATATTAGGAATTCAGATACATCAATATCGCTCTCGAGGTATTCTTGGATTGTCACAAAAGAGCTATATCGAAAAGATCCTGGAAAGGTATAGCATGAAAGATTGCGCACCAATGGATACACCCGTGTCTAAGGGAGACAAATTTAGTCTCAAACAGTGTCCCAAGAATGAACTTGAGATAAGGGAAATGCAAAGGATACCATATGCATCGACAGGGGGAAGCCTAATGTATGTTCAAGTTTGTAATCGTCCTGACATAGCATTAATTATTGGAATGTTGGGAAGATATCTGAGTAATCCGGGAATGGAGCAATGTAAAGCAGTGAAACGAGTCTTACGGTatttgaagaaaacaaaagacTATATGCTCACATACAGGAAATTTGATCATCTTGAAATCATTGGATATTCAGATTCTGACTTTGGAGGATGCAAAGATGAAAGAAAATCTACTTCGGGCTATGTTTATCTACTGGTTGGTGGAGCAATTTTATGGAGGTCTGCCAA